In Effusibacillus pohliae DSM 22757, one genomic interval encodes:
- the rsmI gene encoding 16S rRNA (cytidine(1402)-2'-O)-methyltransferase, whose protein sequence is MKRIFSYREETKAGTLFLVATPIGNLQDMTFRAVEVLRQSAVIAAEDTRQTRKLMSYFHIEGPRLISYHEYNKQRAAAEILAMLEQGLAVSLVSDAGTPGISDPGEDIVRAAVVRGYRVVPIPGACAGIAALVASGLPTGQFSFVGFLPRVSKDRKRELERWNRQRETLVFYEAPHRLRETVNDLLDVLGDRQVTVARELTKRYEEFARGTLSELAELLQTEPAKGEYVLVVAGAGEAAADGPDEVWWANLTAAAHVERLVMQGMSKKEAVKQAAKDRGVPKRDVYNQVLAQEQENH, encoded by the coding sequence ATGAAGAGGATCTTTAGTTACCGAGAAGAAACGAAAGCAGGCACGTTGTTCCTGGTTGCGACACCGATCGGCAACCTGCAGGACATGACCTTTCGTGCCGTCGAGGTGCTGCGGCAATCGGCTGTGATTGCCGCTGAGGACACCCGGCAAACGCGCAAGTTGATGTCCTATTTTCACATCGAGGGCCCGCGACTGATCTCTTATCATGAGTATAATAAGCAGCGGGCGGCAGCGGAAATCTTGGCGATGCTTGAGCAGGGTCTGGCTGTGTCGCTCGTATCGGACGCCGGAACGCCCGGCATCTCGGATCCGGGGGAGGACATCGTACGGGCCGCCGTGGTGCGAGGATATAGGGTGGTGCCGATTCCGGGGGCCTGTGCGGGGATTGCCGCATTGGTGGCTTCCGGGTTGCCGACCGGGCAATTTTCGTTTGTCGGGTTTTTGCCGCGGGTGAGCAAAGACCGCAAACGGGAACTGGAGCGGTGGAACCGGCAGCGGGAAACGCTGGTATTCTATGAAGCCCCTCACCGGTTGCGGGAAACGGTGAACGACTTGTTGGACGTGCTCGGCGATCGGCAAGTGACGGTAGCCCGCGAGCTGACGAAAAGGTATGAGGAATTCGCCCGCGGTACATTGTCGGAGCTGGCGGAACTTCTGCAGACAGAACCGGCAAAAGGAGAATATGTGCTGGTCGTTGCCGGAGCCGGTGAAGCAGCAGCGGACGGACCGGATGAGGTTTGGTGGGCAAACCTGACGGCGGCGGCGCATGTCGAGCGGTTGGTCATGCAAGGCATGAGCAAAAAAGAGGCGGTCAAACAGGCGGCGAAAGATCGTGGTGTGCCGAAACGGGATGTGTATAACCAAGTGCTTGCTCAGGAACAAGAAAACCATTGA
- a CDS encoding tRNA1(Val) (adenine(37)-N6)-methyltransferase: MAFRLKPGERLDDLMTKGLCLIQSDEVFAFSMDAVLLAHFATVRPNDSVLDLGTGNGVIPILLTTRTRRPLKRIVGLELQERLADMARRSVEGNGLQHLIEIVQGDLRDAASLFGYEEFDLVTCNPPYRPVGQGDPNANESVRIARHEVTCTLRDAVQAAAKMVKSGGKTAFVHRPDRLADLLHELRCARLEPKRLRLVHPRLQQRPNIVLVEAIKNGKPDLRIDPPLIIYGPDGNWTPEIEALYNGGRRSDEEDL, translated from the coding sequence GTGGCATTTCGGCTTAAGCCGGGCGAACGGCTGGATGATCTGATGACGAAGGGACTTTGTTTGATCCAGAGCGATGAAGTGTTTGCGTTTTCGATGGACGCGGTGCTGCTCGCCCATTTTGCGACGGTTCGCCCGAATGATTCCGTGTTGGATCTGGGAACAGGAAACGGTGTGATCCCGATTCTGTTGACCACCCGGACCCGCCGCCCGCTGAAACGGATCGTCGGGCTGGAACTGCAGGAACGGCTGGCGGACATGGCACGGCGGAGCGTCGAAGGCAACGGGTTGCAGCATTTGATCGAAATCGTCCAGGGTGATTTGCGGGACGCCGCTTCCCTGTTCGGCTATGAAGAATTCGATCTCGTTACCTGCAATCCGCCGTACCGGCCAGTAGGACAAGGGGATCCGAATGCAAACGAATCGGTGCGGATCGCCCGGCATGAAGTGACATGCACGTTGCGCGATGCGGTACAAGCGGCGGCGAAGATGGTCAAATCGGGCGGCAAAACGGCGTTTGTCCATCGGCCGGACCGGCTGGCCGATTTGCTGCACGAACTGCGGTGCGCCCGATTGGAACCGAAGCGGCTGCGCCTGGTGCATCCGCGGCTGCAGCAAAGGCCGAACATCGTGCTGGTGGAAGCGATCAAAAACGGAAAACCTGATTTGCGGATCGATCCGCCTTTGATCATCTATGGGCCGGACGGCAACTGGACGCCGGAAATCGAAGCACTCTACAACGGCGGGAGGCGGAGCGATGAAGAGGATCTTTAG
- a CDS encoding MFS transporter — protein sequence MDAAYRHLRHNIKYSNLQGIFGVLSLNLYNPFIPIFAIKVLHASEQQVAWLSSLPEVTGILALIPGALFLDRLERKQRITGVTLLTARFFLLLIALLPFFPVTGHAFWLVILVALMNFPVSVGNLYWQAFIGRLIPRLERARVFAYRNRITTGVGMLATIVSGVVISRFSNNPAWPYQVFFLLAFAAGLLEVFYLYRLREPDCQSTADVPQREKGFADVMRGLAEEKKFLYFLAASVLFHFGWQMAWPLFNIYQVDERYVNMNALWLSIVTVVNSLTQMLAFGRWGRLAERWGNGKVLVVTGIGMALNPFLYMFTSNAWAVVAINFLIGLFVAGFVQTLFNRQLDLAPPDHRAFYLAIHAVAVGVSGIFAPIAGVAIYKAATMNTAFFVSGTIRLLGAFAFGLVLRWEVRQMRRESRGISA from the coding sequence ATAACATCAAGTATTCGAATCTGCAGGGGATCTTCGGGGTCCTGTCGCTGAATCTGTACAATCCGTTTATCCCGATTTTTGCGATTAAAGTGCTGCACGCGTCCGAGCAACAGGTGGCCTGGTTGTCGTCGCTACCCGAGGTGACCGGCATTCTGGCGCTGATCCCGGGCGCTCTTTTTTTGGACCGGCTGGAACGGAAGCAGCGGATCACCGGTGTCACGTTGCTGACCGCCCGGTTTTTTCTTCTGCTGATTGCTTTGCTCCCGTTCTTCCCCGTCACCGGTCACGCGTTTTGGCTGGTCATCCTGGTGGCGTTGATGAATTTTCCCGTTTCGGTTGGGAATCTCTACTGGCAGGCGTTCATAGGCCGGTTGATTCCGCGGTTGGAAAGGGCGCGCGTGTTTGCCTATCGCAACCGGATCACCACAGGTGTGGGCATGTTGGCGACGATCGTGAGCGGGGTTGTGATCAGCCGATTTTCCAACAATCCGGCCTGGCCGTATCAGGTTTTTTTTCTGTTGGCGTTTGCGGCCGGGCTGCTTGAGGTATTTTATTTGTACCGGTTGCGGGAACCGGACTGCCAGTCAACGGCTGACGTGCCACAGCGGGAGAAAGGGTTCGCCGATGTAATGCGCGGCCTGGCGGAGGAGAAAAAATTCCTCTATTTTCTGGCGGCGTCCGTTTTGTTTCATTTCGGATGGCAGATGGCGTGGCCGTTGTTTAACATCTATCAGGTGGATGAGCGGTATGTGAACATGAACGCGCTGTGGCTGTCGATCGTTACGGTGGTGAACAGCCTGACGCAAATGCTGGCGTTCGGCCGCTGGGGACGGCTGGCGGAGCGTTGGGGGAACGGAAAAGTGTTGGTCGTTACCGGGATCGGCATGGCCTTGAATCCGTTCCTGTACATGTTCACCAGCAACGCCTGGGCGGTGGTGGCGATCAATTTTTTGATCGGCTTGTTTGTCGCGGGGTTTGTGCAAACCCTGTTCAATCGCCAACTGGATCTCGCCCCGCCTGACCACCGGGCTTTTTATCTCGCGATCCACGCGGTGGCGGTTGGCGTATCGGGCATCTTCGCGCCGATCGCCGGTGTGGCGATCTACAAAGCGGCGACGATGAACACGGCGTTTTTTGTGTCGGGGACGATCCGGCTGTTGGGAGCGTTCGCTTTTGGACTGGTGCTGCGGTGGGAGGTACGACAGATGCGGAGGGAATCACGTGGCATTTCGGCTTAA